From the Candidatus Cloacimonadaceae bacterium genome, the window CCTGACAATATCGAAATCATCTACCTACCTCCATACTCACCTGAGCTAAATCCGATTGAAAGATTGTGGAAGTACATGAAAACACACTTTATTCATAATCGTGTCTTCGATTCACTCAAGCAAATGAT encodes:
- a CDS encoding transposase gives rise to the protein MIYLPPYSPELNPIERLWKYMKTHFIHNRVFDSLKQMMAHMVNVFGDLTNETVSSLCHCSYLDL